The following proteins come from a genomic window of Dermacentor albipictus isolate Rhodes 1998 colony chromosome 8, USDA_Dalb.pri_finalv2, whole genome shotgun sequence:
- the LOC135913759 gene encoding diphthine methyltransferase isoform X2, giving the protein MTPSGLPSLRPCEHYSKAPATTWQHMDFKAVQEISEAGERHGALTTFQWHGGADVQLLCHSGSLPGALDVKWKDNILAGAFSDGSVRLCQLRKERLEPEASCQAADCLALAVAWAPGGDKLAASCSNGSVSILSCGSASLESMAEIQCHNFEAWSVAWDAAQPHVFYTGGDDCRFCCWDERSPVQAVRTLRRHTMGVTAIAPHPNQGHVLASGSYDEQVLLWDTRNFSKPLAEGQAGGGVWRLRWRTGLAHQQQLLAVAAMHGGACVLAHSTADALKIVCAYGGHQSMVYGIDWASEDTLASCSFYDKHLALWRHDTLRE; this is encoded by the exons ATGACGCCGTCTGGACTACCGAGCCTGCGCCCGTGTGAGCATTACTCAAAAGCACCTGCAACTACGTGGCAACACATGGACTTTAAAGCGGTGCAAGAGATTTCG GAGGCAGGCGAGCGCCACGGCGCCTTGACTACCTTCCAGTGGCATGGAGGAGCAGACGTGCAGCTGTTGTGCCATTCTGGCTCTCTGCCAGGAGCGCTCGATGTCAAGTGGAAGGACAACATACTGGCAGGCGCCTTCTCCGATGGCTCAGTGCGGCTATGCCAGCTGCGCAAGGAACGGCTGGAACCAGAGGCTTCTTGTCAGGCCGCAGACTGCCTGGCACTGGCTGTGGCTTGGGCACCGGG GGGAGACAAATTGGCTGCAAGCTGCTCCAACGGGTCTGTCTCGATACTGAGCTGTGGCTCGGCTTCCTTGGAGTCCATGGCGGAGATCCAGTGCCACAACTTTGAAGCTTGGAGCGTTGCCTGGGATGCCGCACAGCCGCACGTCTTCTACACCG GAGGTGATGACTGCCGATTCTGCTGCTGGGACGAGCGAAGCCCTGTGCAGGCTGTCCGCACGTTGCGCAG GCACACCATGGGAGTGACAGCCATCGCGCCACATCCCAACCAGGGTCACGTGCTGGCGTCGGGCAG CTATGATGAGCAAGTGCTGCTGTGGGACACACGGAACTTCTCCAAGCCTTTGGCCGAGGGCCAAGCAGGGGGCGGTGTCTGGCGGCTTCGCTGGAGAACGGGCCTTGCGCATCAGCAGCAGTTGCTGGCTGTTGCTGCAATGCATGGAGGAGCGTGCGTGCTCGCTCACAGCACTGCAG ATGCCCTGAAGATTGTGTGCGCCTATGGTGGCCACCAGTCCATGGTGTATGGCATCGACTGGGCAAGCGAGGACACTCTGGCGTCATGTTCCTTCTACGACAAGCACCTGGCGCTGTGGCGGCACGACACCCTCCGGGAGTGA
- the LOC135913761 gene encoding ADP-ribosylation factor-like protein 4C has protein sequence MGSAMGKGAASLLDSLPPNQSLHVVMLGLDSAGKTTALYRLKFDQYLNTVPTIGFNCEKIKGTSGRAKGTSFLIWDVGGQDKLRPLWRSYTRCTDGVVFVLDSVDEERMEEARLELQRVARENPGVPVLVLANKQDLPGAKEPRVIERLLGLHELSASHLWHVQPACAIIGEGLDDGLERLYDMIVRRRRLAKQAKRKPRS, from the coding sequence ATGGGCTCGGCGATGGGCAAGGGCGCCGCCTCGCTGCTGGACAGCCTGCCGCCCAACCAGTCGCTTCACGTCGTGATGCTGGGCCTCGACTCTGCGGGCAAGACCACCGCTCTGTACAGGCTGAAGTTCGACCAGTATCTCAACACGGTGCCCACGATCGGCTTCAACTGCGAGAAGATCAAGGGCACCTCGGGACGCGCCAAGGGCACCAGCTTCCTCATCTGGGACGTGGGAGGTCAGGACAAACTGCGCCCGCTCTGGCGCTCCTACACCCGCTGCACCGACGGCGTCGTGTTCGTGCTCGACTCGGTCGACGAGGAGCGCATGGAAGAAGCACGCCTCGAGCTGCAGCGCGTGGCGCGCGAGAACCCGGGCGTGCCTGTCCTTGTGCTAGCCAACAAGCAGGACCTGCCCGGCGCCAAGGAGCCTCGCGTCATCGAGCGATTGCTCGGCCTGCACGAACTGTCAGCCAGTCACCTGTGGCACGTTCAGCCGGCCTGCGCCATCATCGGCGAAGGGCTGGACGACGGCCTCGAACGGCTCTACGACATGATCGTGCGTCGGCGGCGCCTTGCCAAGCAGGCAAAGCGCAAGCCGCGGtcctaa
- the LOC135913759 gene encoding diphthine methyltransferase isoform X1 — protein MVKPAKLWSTDLGLPADCVEFCPVRPELFVVGMYKLDEEAGERHGALTTFQWHGGADVQLLCHSGSLPGALDVKWKDNILAGAFSDGSVRLCQLRKERLEPEASCQAADCLALAVAWAPGGDKLAASCSNGSVSILSCGSASLESMAEIQCHNFEAWSVAWDAAQPHVFYTGGDDCRFCCWDERSPVQAVRTLRRHTMGVTAIAPHPNQGHVLASGSYDEQVLLWDTRNFSKPLAEGQAGGGVWRLRWRTGLAHQQQLLAVAAMHGGACVLAHSTADALKIVCAYGGHQSMVYGIDWASEDTLASCSFYDKHLALWRHDTLRE, from the exons ATGGTGAAACCGGCTAAGCTGTGGTCCACGGACCTCGGTCTGCCGGCTGACTGCGTCGAGTTCTGCCCAGTTAGACCCGAATTGTTCGTCGTTGGGATGTACAAGTTGGATGAA GAGGCAGGCGAGCGCCACGGCGCCTTGACTACCTTCCAGTGGCATGGAGGAGCAGACGTGCAGCTGTTGTGCCATTCTGGCTCTCTGCCAGGAGCGCTCGATGTCAAGTGGAAGGACAACATACTGGCAGGCGCCTTCTCCGATGGCTCAGTGCGGCTATGCCAGCTGCGCAAGGAACGGCTGGAACCAGAGGCTTCTTGTCAGGCCGCAGACTGCCTGGCACTGGCTGTGGCTTGGGCACCGGG GGGAGACAAATTGGCTGCAAGCTGCTCCAACGGGTCTGTCTCGATACTGAGCTGTGGCTCGGCTTCCTTGGAGTCCATGGCGGAGATCCAGTGCCACAACTTTGAAGCTTGGAGCGTTGCCTGGGATGCCGCACAGCCGCACGTCTTCTACACCG GAGGTGATGACTGCCGATTCTGCTGCTGGGACGAGCGAAGCCCTGTGCAGGCTGTCCGCACGTTGCGCAG GCACACCATGGGAGTGACAGCCATCGCGCCACATCCCAACCAGGGTCACGTGCTGGCGTCGGGCAG CTATGATGAGCAAGTGCTGCTGTGGGACACACGGAACTTCTCCAAGCCTTTGGCCGAGGGCCAAGCAGGGGGCGGTGTCTGGCGGCTTCGCTGGAGAACGGGCCTTGCGCATCAGCAGCAGTTGCTGGCTGTTGCTGCAATGCATGGAGGAGCGTGCGTGCTCGCTCACAGCACTGCAG ATGCCCTGAAGATTGTGTGCGCCTATGGTGGCCACCAGTCCATGGTGTATGGCATCGACTGGGCAAGCGAGGACACTCTGGCGTCATGTTCCTTCTACGACAAGCACCTGGCGCTGTGGCGGCACGACACCCTCCGGGAGTGA